From Phaeocystidibacter marisrubri, the proteins below share one genomic window:
- the groL gene encoding chaperonin GroEL (60 kDa chaperone family; promotes refolding of misfolded polypeptides especially under stressful conditions; forms two stacked rings of heptamers to form a barrel-shaped 14mer; ends can be capped by GroES; misfolded proteins enter the barrel where they are refolded when GroES binds), giving the protein MAKNIDFDVTARDGIRRGVDALANAVKVTLGPKGRNVVIEKSFGAPTVTKDGVSVAKEIELEDKLENLGAQMVKEVASKTADLAGDGTTTATVLAQAIINHGAKNVAAGANPMDLKRGIDKAVETVIAELRKLSQEVGDNNEKIEQVATISANNDPAIGKLIAEAMAKVKKEGVITVEEAKGTDTYVDVVEGMQFDRGYLSPYFVTDTDKMHTEMENPHILIYDKKISTMKELLPILEPAAQSGRGLVIIAEDVEGEALAALVVNKLRGGLKVAAVKAPGFGDRRKAMLEDIAILTGGTVISEERGFSLENATLDMLGTAEKVDIDKDNTVIVNGAGNKSDITARVNQIKVQIEDTTSDYDREKLQERLAKLAGGVAVLYVGAASEVEMKEKKDRVDDALAATRAAIEEGIVPGGGVALVRVSGALENLKGDNDDQTTGIAIIYRAVEEPLRQIVANAGMEGSVVVAKVKEGEGDFGFNAKNDVYCNMYEAGIIDPTKVTRVALENAASVAGLVLTTEAAITEIPSDNDGAAGAMGGGMPGMM; this is encoded by the coding sequence ATGGCAAAGAACATCGACTTTGATGTAACTGCTCGCGACGGAATTCGTCGTGGTGTAGACGCATTGGCCAATGCTGTTAAAGTAACCCTCGGACCAAAAGGTCGTAACGTGGTTATCGAAAAATCATTTGGCGCTCCAACCGTAACAAAAGACGGGGTGAGTGTGGCTAAGGAAATTGAATTAGAAGACAAGCTTGAGAACTTAGGTGCTCAGATGGTAAAAGAAGTAGCGTCTAAAACTGCAGACCTTGCAGGTGACGGTACAACTACTGCTACGGTACTCGCTCAAGCCATCATCAACCACGGTGCTAAAAACGTGGCTGCAGGTGCCAACCCAATGGACCTTAAGCGCGGTATCGACAAAGCGGTTGAAACTGTTATTGCTGAATTGAGAAAGTTGAGCCAAGAAGTTGGTGACAACAACGAGAAGATTGAGCAAGTAGCAACCATTTCTGCAAACAACGACCCTGCTATCGGTAAGTTGATTGCTGAAGCGATGGCTAAAGTGAAGAAAGAAGGTGTAATCACTGTTGAAGAAGCAAAGGGTACCGATACGTACGTTGACGTAGTAGAAGGTATGCAATTCGACCGTGGGTATTTGTCGCCGTACTTCGTAACGGACACCGATAAGATGCACACCGAAATGGAGAACCCACACATCTTGATCTACGACAAGAAGATCAGCACGATGAAGGAGTTGCTTCCAATTCTCGAACCCGCTGCACAAAGCGGTCGCGGTTTGGTGATTATTGCTGAAGACGTGGAAGGCGAAGCCTTGGCCGCTCTAGTAGTGAACAAACTACGTGGTGGTTTGAAGGTGGCTGCTGTTAAAGCTCCAGGCTTTGGCGATCGCCGTAAAGCGATGTTGGAAGATATCGCTATCCTAACCGGTGGTACCGTGATTTCAGAAGAGCGTGGATTCTCATTGGAGAACGCAACACTGGACATGTTGGGTACGGCTGAGAAAGTGGATATCGACAAAGACAACACTGTGATTGTAAACGGTGCAGGTAATAAGTCGGATATCACTGCTCGCGTGAATCAAATCAAGGTTCAAATTGAAGATACTACTTCAGATTACGACCGTGAGAAGTTGCAAGAGCGTCTTGCTAAACTCGCTGGTGGTGTTGCTGTTCTTTATGTAGGTGCAGCTTCAGAGGTAGAGATGAAAGAGAAGAAAGATCGCGTTGACGATGCACTTGCTGCAACTCGTGCTGCTATCGAAGAAGGTATTGTGCCTGGTGGTGGTGTAGCATTGGTTCGCGTGAGTGGAGCCCTAGAGAATTTGAAAGGCGACAACGACGATCAAACTACAGGTATAGCTATCATTTATCGCGCAGTTGAAGAACCACTTCGCCAGATTGTGGCAAATGCCGGTATGGAAGGTAGCGTTGTAGTAGCGAAAGTGAAAGAAGGCGAGGGCGACTTCGGTTTCAACGCGAAGAATGATGTTTACTGCAACATGTATGAAGCAGGTATCATCGATCCAACTAAGGTTACACGTGTAGCTTTGGAAAACGCAGCTTCTGTTGCGGGTCTCGTATTGACTACCGAAGCAGCAATCACAGAAATCCCTAGCGATAACGACGGCGCTGCCGGAGCTATGGGTGGTGGTATGCCTGGCATGATGTAA
- a CDS encoding tryptophan 2,3-dioxygenase family protein: protein MEFSADLKDRIEKLSEKYQASGQELIAFLDGLLYADYITYWDYIHLDTLLSLQTPRTPIPDEEIFIMYHQITELYFKLSLHELKQVKGNDNPTVEFLTEKVRRINRYFEVLTHSFNVMVEGMDRAQFLKFRMALIPASGFQSVQYRMIEIASTDFIRLVKSGKREKYNADSSTEEMYKDIYWQDGATIAESGEKTLTLRQFEEKYSDELIRMGRRWKGQTLWQRYLSLSEEDRQNETLLKELKQLDVNVNINWPLEHYRSAVRYLAKQDGDVRATGGTNWQKYLPPRFQKRIFYPEIWTDHEKEEWGRGWVNDVLNDLKAK from the coding sequence ATGGAATTCAGCGCAGATCTGAAGGATCGTATCGAAAAACTTTCTGAGAAGTATCAAGCTTCTGGTCAGGAGCTCATCGCCTTTTTGGACGGTCTACTATACGCCGATTATATCACGTATTGGGATTACATTCACCTCGATACGTTATTGAGCTTGCAAACTCCTCGCACGCCCATTCCTGACGAGGAAATCTTCATCATGTATCATCAAATCACTGAGCTTTACTTCAAGCTGAGTTTGCATGAATTGAAGCAAGTAAAGGGAAATGATAACCCTACCGTGGAATTCTTGACGGAGAAGGTTCGCCGCATCAACCGTTACTTTGAAGTGCTCACGCACAGTTTTAATGTAATGGTTGAAGGAATGGACCGAGCGCAATTCCTCAAGTTCCGAATGGCATTGATTCCAGCAAGTGGTTTCCAAAGCGTTCAATACCGCATGATTGAGATTGCGAGTACTGATTTTATCCGCTTGGTAAAATCTGGCAAACGCGAAAAATACAACGCCGACTCTTCCACAGAAGAGATGTACAAAGACATCTACTGGCAAGACGGTGCTACTATTGCTGAGAGCGGAGAAAAAACGCTTACACTTCGTCAATTTGAAGAGAAATACAGCGATGAACTCATTCGAATGGGTAGACGTTGGAAAGGTCAAACGCTTTGGCAACGCTACCTCTCCCTAAGTGAAGAAGATCGCCAAAATGAGACCCTTCTTAAAGAGTTGAAGCAGTTGGACGTGAACGTGAACATCAACTGGCCCTTGGAGCACTACCGCTCTGCCGTTCGTTACCTCGCCAAACAAGACGGCGATGTAAGAGCTACAGGTGGAACCAACTGGCAGAAATACCTCCCTCCACGTTTCCAAAAGCGAATTTTTTATCCAGAAATCTGGACCGATCACGAAAAAGAAGAATGGGGTCGCGGTTGGGTAAACGACGTCCTAAACGACTTGAAGGCGAAGTAA
- a CDS encoding glycosyltransferase family protein produces the protein MFVIFVFSNWNPKRVPEQAQSLKRKKILFVVLNWGLGHATRTEVLIREALARGAEVHIASDGDALAVLMQSFPKQIFHVLSDYKIRYRSGFRNLPSLILSIPRVMRMHFRDVRTIRELHLRYQYDGVISDNRPSGLLVKVPSVYMTHQLRIRARWLSSILTHGHRMMYRKFDEVWVPDLKDRVLSGALSKPISKRMKVRYIGPLSRLDKVEPTERIPWAAVLSGPEPLRSEWEKELLEVRVQLPEGGVIVRGKPEEHLQEEGVINYLDREGLSQLYANAEVVVCRSGYSSLMDLLALNKKALLVPTPGQLEQEYLAVHSTRNNWRVGEQGVVDYQTMLNEVMSIQTEDKEAIASLPTDLFRLFQGKGES, from the coding sequence ATGTTCGTGATATTTGTGTTCTCTAACTGGAATCCAAAACGCGTGCCAGAGCAAGCTCAAAGTTTAAAACGAAAGAAAATCTTATTCGTTGTCCTCAACTGGGGGCTCGGGCATGCTACGCGTACAGAGGTGCTGATACGTGAGGCTTTGGCTCGTGGAGCCGAAGTTCACATTGCATCTGATGGCGATGCATTGGCCGTTCTCATGCAGAGTTTTCCAAAGCAGATCTTCCATGTTCTTTCCGATTACAAGATTCGGTATCGATCTGGATTTAGAAATCTTCCTAGCTTGATTTTGTCGATTCCCCGTGTGATGCGAATGCATTTTAGAGATGTTCGAACCATTCGAGAATTGCATTTGCGCTATCAATATGACGGGGTGATATCAGACAATAGACCCTCGGGATTGTTGGTTAAAGTGCCCTCCGTTTACATGACGCATCAGTTGCGAATTCGAGCAAGGTGGTTGAGCTCTATACTCACCCATGGACATCGAATGATGTACCGAAAATTCGATGAGGTGTGGGTGCCTGATTTGAAAGATAGAGTTTTGTCTGGAGCTTTGAGCAAGCCGATTTCCAAGCGGATGAAGGTACGTTACATTGGCCCACTTTCGAGACTGGACAAAGTGGAGCCCACTGAAAGAATCCCGTGGGCGGCGGTGCTTAGCGGGCCAGAGCCCCTGCGATCGGAATGGGAGAAAGAGCTGTTAGAAGTGCGTGTGCAATTGCCGGAAGGAGGGGTCATTGTTCGAGGAAAGCCCGAGGAGCATTTGCAAGAGGAAGGCGTGATAAACTATCTAGATCGAGAAGGTCTATCTCAATTGTACGCCAATGCGGAAGTCGTTGTGTGTAGATCGGGGTATTCGTCTCTTATGGATTTACTGGCATTGAATAAGAAGGCTCTTTTGGTGCCTACGCCAGGTCAATTGGAGCAAGAGTACTTAGCCGTGCATTCAACGAGGAACAATTGGAGAGTAGGGGAGCAAGGCGTGGTGGATTACCAGACAATGTTGAACGAAGTGATGTCGATTCAAACCGAGGATAAGGAAGCGATAGCATCCCTGCCCACA
- a CDS encoding peptidoglycan DD-metalloendopeptidase family protein, with protein sequence MKWKKKTIRFAILAGLVTITAIVISIQLVPERVEVEENLNELAVTEPIETPTLYGIDMTGLTVEKNTIKSGETFGLILDRYGIPSLAVHKIVTASDSVFDVRRFQVDKSYAVLRRNDSAATAEYFIYEKSLTDYVVFHLQDSIWAKAGVREVTVKRREVAGVIEGSLYVSLQEQDVSPVLAVRLSEIYAWTIDFFRIQAGDTYRVIFEEEYIDDSIFVGTGKIIAANLNHMGDDEYAFGFLDSTYGTYEYYDETGESLRKAFLRAPLQFGRISSRYTQRRFHPVQKRWKAHLGTDYAAPTGTPILATADGRVIRRAYTSANGNYVKIEHNSVYTTQYLHMSRFAKGVNVGDRVRQGDVIGYVGSTGLATGPHVCYRFWKNGQQVDPLREKLPDAEPIAESIRPHFMAIMEPLKEELDALTILKTRNREVASR encoded by the coding sequence ATGAAGTGGAAAAAGAAGACCATTCGATTTGCCATCCTTGCAGGTCTGGTAACGATTACGGCCATTGTTATTAGTATTCAACTGGTACCTGAGCGCGTGGAGGTGGAAGAAAACCTCAACGAGCTTGCAGTTACTGAGCCGATAGAGACTCCAACGCTTTACGGCATTGATATGACCGGCCTCACGGTGGAGAAGAATACGATTAAATCAGGCGAGACCTTTGGATTAATCCTCGATCGCTATGGCATCCCTAGCTTGGCAGTCCACAAAATCGTAACCGCTTCTGATTCCGTATTCGACGTTCGTCGATTCCAAGTGGATAAATCGTACGCAGTCCTTCGCCGTAACGACTCTGCTGCTACTGCGGAATACTTCATCTATGAAAAATCGCTCACGGATTACGTTGTATTCCACCTTCAAGACTCTATCTGGGCCAAAGCTGGAGTGCGTGAGGTTACGGTAAAGCGACGTGAAGTAGCTGGTGTTATTGAAGGAAGTTTATACGTATCGCTTCAAGAACAAGATGTGAGTCCTGTACTCGCAGTCCGACTTTCTGAGATTTACGCTTGGACCATCGACTTCTTTCGCATTCAAGCAGGGGATACCTACCGTGTTATTTTCGAAGAAGAGTACATCGACGACTCCATCTTTGTAGGCACAGGCAAAATCATCGCGGCGAACTTGAATCACATGGGAGACGATGAATACGCTTTTGGCTTTTTAGATTCTACCTATGGCACCTATGAGTATTACGATGAAACGGGCGAGAGTTTGAGAAAAGCATTCTTGCGAGCTCCGCTTCAATTCGGCCGTATATCATCCAGATACACCCAACGACGTTTCCATCCCGTTCAAAAGCGTTGGAAGGCTCACTTGGGCACCGATTACGCCGCACCTACCGGAACGCCTATTCTCGCCACTGCAGACGGAAGAGTTATTCGAAGAGCTTATACTAGTGCGAATGGAAACTACGTGAAGATTGAACACAATTCCGTTTATACTACCCAGTATTTGCACATGAGCCGATTTGCTAAAGGGGTAAATGTTGGCGACAGAGTTCGTCAGGGAGATGTCATTGGATATGTTGGATCTACGGGATTGGCAACTGGCCCCCATGTATGTTACCGCTTTTGGAAGAACGGGCAGCAAGTAGATCCACTGAGAGAGAAACTTCCGGATGCAGAACCTATTGCCGAGTCCATCCGACCACATTTCATGGCCATCATGGAACCTTTGAAAGAAGAACTCGACGCATTGACCATACTCAAAACTAGAAACAGAGAGGTCGCATCGCGATAA
- a CDS encoding DUF3108 domain-containing protein, with amino-acid sequence MKQLSVIAVLLASHCVAYSFQASQMAAKRTDFKPVSNADLPFKAGEKLQYNIQYGFVKAGEAELQVKSITERNKKPVFHMVGTGRTTGMTDWFFHTEDRYETYMDTSELHPLEFIRDVDEGGYTINRHIYFNQDDLTATDTYKRDTVFQLDQQMQDIFSAFYYARSMDVKGIAIGDEIHIPVFLDHETFPFILRYGGVERVELDDFSVNCMKFTPVVQEGRVFKEEESMTIWVSNDKNRIPIKLKSELAVGSITVELTKYANLAHPMRIYR; translated from the coding sequence ATGAAACAATTAAGCGTCATAGCCGTCCTCCTCGCATCACATTGTGTGGCGTATTCTTTCCAAGCGAGTCAAATGGCGGCCAAGAGAACCGACTTCAAACCCGTATCTAACGCCGACTTACCGTTCAAAGCTGGCGAGAAACTTCAATACAATATTCAATACGGTTTTGTAAAAGCTGGGGAAGCAGAACTCCAAGTAAAAAGCATCACCGAAAGAAACAAGAAGCCTGTGTTTCACATGGTAGGAACCGGCAGAACCACAGGGATGACCGATTGGTTTTTCCATACCGAAGATCGTTATGAGACCTATATGGACACTTCCGAGTTGCACCCACTTGAGTTTATTCGAGATGTAGACGAGGGCGGTTACACCATCAATCGACACATCTACTTCAACCAGGATGATCTCACTGCAACCGACACGTATAAGCGAGACACCGTGTTTCAATTGGATCAACAAATGCAAGATATCTTCTCTGCGTTTTACTACGCGAGAAGCATGGATGTTAAAGGAATTGCCATAGGTGATGAAATTCACATCCCTGTATTCCTAGATCACGAAACCTTTCCTTTCATCTTGCGATATGGCGGAGTGGAACGCGTTGAGCTAGATGACTTCTCCGTAAACTGTATGAAATTCACTCCCGTGGTTCAAGAAGGTAGAGTGTTTAAGGAAGAAGAGTCCATGACGATTTGGGTGAGCAACGACAAAAACCGTATTCCCATCAAACTGAAATCAGAGCTAGCTGTGGGTAGCATTACGGTTGAGCTAACCAAGTACGCCAACCTAGCACACCCGATGAGAATTTACAGATAA
- the secG gene encoding preprotein translocase subunit SecG: protein MTLLVTILIILVCLLLIGIILIQKPKGGGLGASFGGSANMLGGVQKTNEFLDKATWGLATALLVLVLSTNITGAGTSSETQSNIPAQSEMEMDAGTYDGATQGVPSASPVQQDLEMPEGE, encoded by the coding sequence ATGACACTGTTAGTAACTATCCTCATCATCCTCGTATGCCTTCTTTTGATTGGCATCATTTTGATCCAGAAGCCAAAAGGCGGCGGATTGGGCGCTTCTTTTGGAGGTTCAGCCAACATGTTGGGTGGCGTTCAAAAGACCAACGAGTTCTTGGACAAAGCAACTTGGGGATTGGCAACTGCGTTGTTGGTACTCGTTTTGTCTACCAATATTACAGGTGCAGGTACATCATCTGAAACTCAATCAAACATCCCAGCCCAGTCTGAAATGGAAATGGATGCAGGGACGTACGACGGAGCTACTCAAGGCGTTCCTTCAGCTAGTCCAGTTCAGCAAGACCTTGAAATGCCTGAAGGTGAATAA
- a CDS encoding LptE family protein, producing MRKLLYTLVFAPLLFLSGCTGGYSFTGGDIGNAKTISVAIFPNYAEYVNPQLSQTFTEQLRQIFVQQTSLSMISSGGDLHFEGSIVGYSISAKAATTTETTSQNRLTISVNVIFTNNLDPDKSFEQVFSRFRDFPADQDFSSVEAALVEQINQELAENIFNRALVNW from the coding sequence ATGCGAAAGTTACTCTACACTTTGGTTTTTGCGCCACTTCTGTTTTTGTCGGGCTGTACCGGAGGTTATTCTTTTACCGGTGGAGATATTGGGAATGCCAAAACCATTTCGGTGGCTATTTTTCCCAACTACGCCGAATACGTAAACCCACAATTAAGTCAGACTTTCACGGAGCAACTACGTCAGATTTTCGTTCAACAGACTTCTCTGTCCATGATTTCATCGGGAGGAGATTTGCATTTTGAGGGATCTATCGTTGGCTATTCGATTAGTGCAAAAGCGGCAACGACAACCGAAACTACGTCGCAAAACCGCCTTACCATTAGTGTGAACGTTATATTTACCAATAATCTCGACCCTGATAAGAGTTTCGAGCAGGTGTTCTCTCGCTTTCGTGATTTCCCAGCTGATCAAGATTTCAGCTCGGTTGAAGCCGCATTGGTAGAGCAGATCAATCAAGAACTTGCCGAGAATATTTTTAACAGGGCACTAGTGAACTGGTAA
- a CDS encoding co-chaperone GroES, which yields MADFGIRPIAGTKNRVVVEPAEAETKTASGIIIPDTAKEKPQQGVVRAVSEDAEDGKPTVKAGDRVLYGKYSGTEFKYEGADYLIMRESDILAII from the coding sequence ATGGCAGACTTTGGCATCCGCCCCATTGCAGGAACAAAGAACAGAGTAGTTGTAGAACCTGCAGAAGCTGAAACAAAAACAGCTTCGGGAATCATTATCCCGGACACCGCAAAAGAAAAACCACAACAAGGTGTAGTTCGCGCAGTAAGCGAAGACGCTGAAGATGGTAAGCCTACAGTAAAGGCGGGTGATCGTGTATTGTACGGCAAGTACTCTGGTACGGAGTTCAAGTACGAAGGTGCAGATTACCTCATCATGCGTGAGTCAGATATCCTAGCGATTATCTAA